A stretch of the Lolium perenne isolate Kyuss_39 chromosome 3, Kyuss_2.0, whole genome shotgun sequence genome encodes the following:
- the LOC127341255 gene encoding uncharacterized protein: MASPPPTWSVTACLRYRGGLEIRAAAENVLPGWGHGGERLSFLLRVRRSLHLTVTSQCGRDPEPDKKPRGLKLLRFLRSSFARAPRVPSLLRRRKTPPQPRAAAVAKPGSRAPAILSVLDRALMWPATATTTTLCFLAALAVAAALRIMVGFMIPSASCGSWRCFLAKKFVRVLGPPLFEWLSRISLKLIKFLDPRWSWA, encoded by the exons ATGgcgtcgccgccgccgacgtGGTCGGTGACCGCGTGCCTGAGGTACCGCGGCGGGCTGGAGATCCGCGCTGCCGCGGAGAACGTCCTCCCCGGGTGGGGCCACGGCGGCGAGCGGCTCTCCTTCCTCCTCCGCGTCCGCCGCAGCCTCCACCTCACCGTCACCTCCCAATGCGGCCGCGACCCCGAGCCAGACAAGAAGCCGCGCGGCCTCAAGCTCCTCCGCTTCCTGCGGAGCAGCTTTGCTCGAGCGCCGCGTGTCCCCTCCCTTCTGCGCCGGAGGAAGACGCCGCCACAGCCGCGCGCCGCAGCCGTTGCCAAGCCGGGTTCTCGCGCTCCGGCGATCCTCTCTGTCTTG GATCGAGCGCTCATGTGgccggcgacggcgacgacgacgacgctgtgcTTCCTCGCCGCGCTCGCCGTGGCCGCGGCGCTTCGCATCATG GTCGGGTTCATGATACCGAGCGCGAGCTGCGGGTCATGGAGATGTTTCTTGGCGAAGAAATTCGTCAGGGTCTTGGGGCCTCCTCTCTTTGAGTGGCTCTCCAGGATTAGTCTGAAACTCATCAAGTTCTTGGATCCTCGTTGGAGCTGGGCCTGA